One region of Oxalobacteraceae bacterium OTU3CAMAD1 genomic DNA includes:
- a CDS encoding DUF979 domain-containing protein, with the protein MISGSLIKLDFFYLVLGAMLLMIAVMALRDPHNPKRYSSALFWALYAVVYLAGDWLSPVAAGALMVVMALIAGFGGVTLGRYGERSPEQRRDSAQRLGHKLLIPALIIPITTMIGSTLLKDVKFDGLFLLDPKNTTLVSLGCGSLFAVATACWLTRATPLQAMRESRRLVDHLGWAVVLPHMLAVLGLLFTEAGMGKAVAHVVTSYINMDVKLVAVAVYCIGMALFTIIMGNGFAAFPVIAGGVGIPVLVGVYHANPAVMAAIGMFSAYCGTLMTPMAANFNIVPAALLELPDKNAVVKIQVATALPILLANIALLYFLLNM; encoded by the coding sequence ATGATTTCCGGCTCCCTGATTAAACTCGACTTCTTCTATCTGGTGCTGGGCGCGATGCTGTTGATGATCGCGGTGATGGCGCTGCGCGACCCGCATAATCCGAAGCGCTATTCCAGCGCGCTGTTCTGGGCCTTGTACGCGGTGGTGTATCTGGCCGGCGACTGGCTGTCGCCGGTGGCGGCGGGCGCGCTGATGGTGGTGATGGCGCTGATCGCCGGTTTCGGCGGCGTCACGCTGGGACGCTACGGCGAACGCTCGCCCGAGCAACGCCGCGACAGCGCACAGCGGCTTGGCCACAAGCTGCTGATCCCGGCGCTGATCATTCCAATCACGACGATGATCGGTTCGACCTTGCTGAAGGACGTAAAATTCGACGGCCTGTTCCTGCTCGATCCGAAGAACACGACCCTGGTCAGCCTCGGTTGCGGTTCGCTGTTCGCCGTCGCCACCGCGTGCTGGCTGACGCGGGCCACGCCGCTGCAGGCGATGCGCGAGTCGCGCCGGCTGGTCGACCATCTGGGCTGGGCGGTGGTGCTGCCGCACATGCTGGCGGTGCTCGGGCTGTTGTTCACGGAGGCCGGCATGGGCAAGGCCGTGGCGCATGTGGTCACGTCGTACATCAACATGGATGTGAAGCTGGTGGCGGTGGCGGTGTACTGCATCGGCATGGCGCTGTTTACCATCATCATGGGCAACGGCTTCGCCGCCTTCCCGGTGATCGCCGGCGGCGTCGGCATCCCGGTGCTGGTTGGCGTGTACCACGCTAACCCCGCGGTAATGGCGGCCATCGGCATGTTCAGCGCCTACTGCGGCACCTTGATGACGCCGATGGCGGCCAACTTCAACATCGTTCCGGCGGCGTTGCTGGAGCTGCCCGACAAGAACGCCGTGGTCAAAATCCAGGTGGCGACGGCACTGCCGATTTTGCTTGCCAATATTGCACTACTGTATTTTCTTCTGAACATGTAA
- a CDS encoding pseudouridine-5'-phosphate glycosidase: protein MHQFLLFSPEVAAARAAGKPIVALESTIISHGMPYPQNVQMAREVEQIIRDGGAVPATIAVMDGKICIGLSEEQLELLGTSPEAMKVSRRDLAYVLAQSKLGATTVAATMICAALAGIQVFVTGGIGGVHRGAETSFDISADLQELARTSVAVVCAGVKSILDIGLTLEYLETHGVPVVSVGQRGFPAFFTRESGFNADFRLDTPAEQAAFIQTKWQLGLAGGIVVSNPVPEAEAMPKAEIDDITLQALGEADAQGVAGKNVTPFLLGRIKQLTEGRSLATNIALVKNNARCGAALACAMQSH from the coding sequence ATGCACCAATTCCTCCTGTTCTCGCCCGAAGTGGCCGCCGCCCGCGCCGCCGGCAAACCGATCGTCGCGCTGGAATCGACCATCATCTCGCACGGCATGCCGTATCCGCAAAACGTGCAGATGGCGCGCGAGGTCGAACAGATCATCCGCGACGGCGGCGCCGTGCCGGCCACCATCGCCGTCATGGACGGCAAAATCTGCATCGGCCTGTCGGAGGAGCAGCTTGAATTGCTGGGCACCTCGCCCGAAGCGATGAAGGTGAGCCGCCGCGACCTGGCCTACGTGCTGGCGCAATCGAAGCTGGGCGCCACCACCGTGGCGGCGACGATGATCTGCGCGGCGCTGGCGGGCATCCAGGTGTTCGTCACCGGTGGCATCGGCGGCGTGCACCGGGGCGCGGAAACCAGCTTCGATATTTCGGCCGACCTGCAGGAATTGGCCCGCACCTCGGTGGCGGTGGTGTGCGCCGGCGTCAAATCCATCCTCGACATCGGCCTGACCCTGGAATACCTGGAGACGCACGGCGTGCCGGTGGTCAGCGTCGGCCAGCGCGGCTTCCCCGCCTTCTTCACGCGCGAGAGCGGCTTCAACGCCGACTTCCGGCTCGACACCCCGGCCGAGCAGGCGGCCTTCATCCAGACCAAGTGGCAATTGGGTCTCGCGGGCGGCATCGTCGTCAGCAATCCCGTTCCGGAAGCGGAAGCGATGCCGAAGGCGGAGATCGACGACATCACCCTCCAGGCGCTGGGCGAGGCGGACGCGCAAGGCGTCGCCGGCAAGAACGTCACGCCGTTCCTGCTCGGCCGCATCAAGCAGCTGACCGAGGGCCGCAGCCTGGCCACCAACATCGCGCTGGTGAAGAACAATGCCCGCTGCGGCGCAGCGCTGGCCTGCGCCATGCAGTCGCATTAA
- the pcp gene encoding pyroglutamyl-peptidase I, translating into MKKIILLTGFEPFNQETINPSWEAVRALQGWHEGDFVVHARQLPCVFGQAKKAMHQAVEELQPSIVIAVGQAGGRVDLSIERIAINIDDAPIADNQMRQIVDQPIVTGGPAAYFSTLPIKAIVQALRDAGLPSSVSQSAGTFVCNHVFYGLMHQASEWGTTMRAGFIHIPYLPQQAARHPGCASMKLEDMVEGLRIAIRTTLAHTVDVREAGGVTH; encoded by the coding sequence ATGAAAAAGATCATATTGTTGACGGGTTTCGAGCCCTTCAATCAGGAGACGATCAACCCTTCCTGGGAAGCGGTACGCGCCCTGCAGGGCTGGCATGAAGGTGATTTTGTCGTGCATGCGCGCCAGTTGCCATGCGTGTTCGGACAGGCGAAGAAGGCGATGCACCAGGCGGTGGAGGAACTGCAGCCGAGCATCGTGATCGCGGTCGGCCAGGCCGGCGGCCGCGTCGATCTGTCGATCGAGCGCATCGCCATCAACATCGACGACGCGCCCATCGCGGACAACCAGATGCGCCAGATCGTCGACCAGCCCATCGTCACCGGCGGTCCCGCCGCTTACTTTTCCACGTTGCCGATCAAGGCGATCGTGCAGGCGCTGCGCGATGCCGGCCTGCCGTCGTCGGTGTCGCAAAGCGCCGGCACCTTTGTCTGCAACCATGTGTTCTATGGTTTGATGCATCAGGCCAGCGAGTGGGGCACGACGATGCGCGCCGGTTTTATCCATATACCGTATCTGCCGCAGCAGGCGGCCCGGCATCCGGGTTGCGCCAGCATGAAGCTGGAGGACATGGTCGAAGGCCTGCGCATCGCCATCCGCACCACGCTCGCGCACACCGTCGATGTGCGCGAGGCGGGCGGCGTGACGCACTAG
- a CDS encoding ABC transporter permease, producing MMNKDLPRWATAFALPLLNLVSALLVTALVIHLLGESPTESLAILINSAVVNPEGLSYTLFYASTFIFTGLAVSIAMEAGLFNIGAEGQMYFAGLGLTLAMLTFDSTLPALVLIPVGMIGAALFGALWAFVPGYLQAKRGSHVVVTTIMFNYIAAALMNTVIVKLVPAGEQNPASRSFAAAAEMPRLNQWFPVLGETPLNISFFLAIIALVIYGVVVSRSSWGFKLRATGLNKHAAHYAGIRISKMIIIVMLISGALAGLGSVNSIMGSTHYLSLNFVGGAGFIGIAIALMGRQHPVGIFLSAVLFGALTQGGFDLSLEKQNIPPETVILVQGLIILFCGAMENLYAPVIAKMLKLKK from the coding sequence ATCATGAACAAAGACCTGCCACGCTGGGCGACCGCGTTTGCCCTGCCCCTTCTGAATCTGGTGTCCGCACTGCTGGTGACCGCGCTGGTGATCCACCTGCTCGGCGAAAGTCCTACCGAATCGCTGGCGATCCTGATCAACAGCGCCGTCGTCAATCCGGAGGGCTTGAGCTACACGCTGTTCTACGCCTCGACCTTCATCTTCACCGGCCTGGCCGTGTCGATCGCGATGGAGGCGGGCCTGTTCAACATCGGCGCCGAAGGCCAGATGTACTTTGCCGGCCTTGGCCTGACCTTGGCCATGCTGACCTTCGACAGCACCCTGCCGGCCCTGGTGCTGATCCCGGTCGGCATGATCGGCGCGGCGCTATTCGGCGCGCTGTGGGCCTTCGTGCCCGGCTACCTGCAGGCAAAGCGCGGCAGCCACGTGGTGGTCACCACCATCATGTTCAACTACATCGCCGCAGCGCTGATGAACACCGTGATCGTCAAACTGGTGCCGGCGGGCGAGCAGAATCCGGCCAGCCGCTCCTTCGCGGCCGCCGCCGAAATGCCGCGCCTGAACCAGTGGTTCCCGGTGCTGGGCGAGACGCCGCTTAACATCAGCTTCTTCCTGGCGATCATCGCGCTGGTGATCTACGGTGTTGTGGTATCGCGCTCCTCGTGGGGCTTCAAGCTGCGCGCCACGGGCCTGAACAAACATGCTGCCCACTACGCGGGCATCCGCATCAGCAAGATGATCATCATCGTCATGCTGATCTCGGGCGCGCTGGCCGGTCTCGGTTCGGTCAACTCCATCATGGGTTCGACCCACTACCTGTCGCTAAACTTCGTCGGCGGCGCGGGCTTCATCGGCATCGCCATCGCGCTGATGGGCCGCCAGCATCCGGTCGGCATCTTCCTGTCGGCGGTGCTGTTCGGCGCATTGACGCAGGGCGGCTTCGACCTGTCGCTGGAGAAGCAGAACATCCCGCCGGAGACGGTGATCCTGGTGCAGGGACTGATCATCCTGTTCTGCGGCGCGATGGAAAACCTGTACGCGCCGGTGATCGCCAAAATGCTCAAACTGAAGAAGTGA
- a CDS encoding BMP family ABC transporter substrate-binding protein, with protein sequence MKLSQLSLTVAAICIAASASAADPKLAIVYDAGGKFDKSFNQSAFEGASRFKKETNINFTEVQASSDTQAEQVLRGLARKNMDLIASIGFAQQSAVQKVAKEFPKVRFVLIDGVAQGANINSITFKEEEGSYLVGVAAAMASKSKKLGFIGGVDIPLIRTFACGYTQGAKAVDKKVEVTSNMVGTTADSWNNPAKGGELARSQFDRGVDVVFAVAGGSGLGTLQTAKEKGKLAIGVDSNQNHLYPGAILTSMVKRVDNAVYDSFMQVKAGTWKAGVSAKGIKEGGVDWALDANNRKLITPEIEKRVLGARKDIIDGKVKVFDIRSGAACPV encoded by the coding sequence ATGAAACTTTCACAACTTAGTTTGACGGTTGCAGCCATCTGTATCGCTGCCAGCGCGTCCGCGGCGGATCCAAAACTGGCCATCGTGTATGACGCGGGCGGCAAGTTCGACAAATCGTTCAACCAGTCCGCTTTTGAAGGCGCCTCGCGCTTTAAGAAGGAAACCAACATCAATTTCACCGAGGTGCAAGCCTCCAGCGACACCCAGGCCGAACAAGTGCTGCGCGGCCTGGCGCGCAAGAACATGGACCTGATCGCGTCGATCGGCTTCGCCCAGCAGTCGGCGGTGCAGAAGGTCGCCAAGGAATTCCCGAAAGTGCGTTTCGTGCTGATCGACGGTGTGGCGCAAGGCGCCAACATCAACTCGATCACCTTCAAGGAAGAAGAAGGCTCGTACCTGGTCGGCGTGGCCGCCGCGATGGCGTCCAAATCCAAAAAGCTCGGCTTCATCGGCGGCGTCGACATCCCGCTGATCCGCACCTTCGCCTGCGGCTACACGCAGGGCGCGAAGGCGGTCGACAAAAAGGTCGAGGTCACCTCCAACATGGTCGGCACCACCGCCGACTCGTGGAACAATCCGGCCAAGGGCGGTGAGCTGGCCCGTTCGCAGTTCGACCGCGGCGTCGATGTGGTGTTCGCGGTGGCCGGCGGTTCGGGCCTGGGCACGCTGCAGACGGCCAAGGAAAAAGGCAAGCTGGCCATCGGCGTCGACTCCAACCAGAACCACTTGTATCCGGGTGCGATCCTGACCTCGATGGTCAAGCGCGTCGACAACGCCGTCTACGACTCGTTCATGCAGGTCAAGGCCGGCACCTGGAAGGCCGGCGTCAGCGCCAAGGGCATCAAGGAAGGCGGCGTCGATTGGGCGCTGGACGCCAACAACCGCAAGCTGATCACGCCGGAGATCGAGAAGCGCGTGCTGGGCGCGCGCAAGGACATCATCGACGGCAAGGTCAAGGTCTTCGATATCCGCTCGGGCGCGGCCTGCCCCGTCTGA
- a CDS encoding DUF969 domain-containing protein — MNQTVNLWPLLGVAVIILGFALRAHPVLVVIAACAVTGFAAAMDVEHLLAVLGAAFIKTRNLPLILLLPLAAIGLLERYGLKEHAQASIARIKSATTGRLLIVYLAIREISAAFGLTSIGGHPNMVRPLIAPMAEGAAENRYPALTDPLRHRIRAMSAATDNVGLFFGEDVFVAFGAIVLMQTILRGEGIEVDPLHIAMWGIPTAVTAFIIHSWRLHRLDAHIARAMMNSAKGGQA, encoded by the coding sequence ATGAATCAGACAGTTAATCTTTGGCCGCTGCTCGGCGTGGCCGTTATCATTCTCGGTTTCGCGCTGCGCGCGCATCCGGTGCTGGTGGTGATCGCCGCCTGCGCCGTCACCGGCTTCGCCGCAGCGATGGATGTCGAACATCTGCTCGCGGTCCTTGGCGCCGCGTTCATCAAGACGCGCAACCTGCCGCTGATCCTGCTGCTACCGCTGGCGGCCATCGGTCTGCTGGAACGTTATGGACTCAAGGAACACGCGCAGGCGTCCATCGCCCGCATCAAGTCGGCCACCACCGGGCGCCTGCTGATCGTTTATCTGGCGATCCGCGAAATCAGCGCCGCCTTCGGCCTGACCAGCATCGGCGGCCATCCAAACATGGTGCGCCCGCTGATCGCGCCGATGGCCGAGGGCGCGGCCGAGAACCGCTATCCGGCGCTGACCGACCCGCTGCGCCACCGCATCCGCGCCATGTCCGCCGCCACCGACAACGTCGGCCTGTTCTTCGGCGAGGACGTGTTCGTGGCCTTCGGCGCCATCGTGCTGATGCAAACCATCCTGCGCGGCGAGGGCATCGAGGTCGATCCGCTGCATATCGCGATGTGGGGCATACCGACGGCGGTGACGGCCTTCATCATCCACTCGTGGCGGCTGCACCGGCTCGACGCCCACATCGCCCGCGCGATGATGAACAGCGCGAAGGGTGGCCAGGCATGA
- a CDS encoding LysR family transcriptional regulator, which produces MSIDLKQLRYFLAVAEEKSFSRAAERLHISQPPLSQQIMKLESELGVKLFARTTRTFELTVAGKALMSEASELLAKMRMTIDTIRQIDRGEVGRLRVGIVGSAMWGPIPSLLEEFQTKFPRVTWTLHELGPTLQYEALRAKQVDVGFWREPKLDEDDLKQDNLRQELCFREDVCVAINEHHPLAKQESIELMDIADEPMLTLALDKSSFPRYLIQCCVKAGFQPTIFQEASEPQTLLAMVGAGLGVALLPETTSRIGWPGVVFLPIRSNPPSANLYITYTTLDDAPVVRAFLNILNPSKPN; this is translated from the coding sequence ATGTCCATCGATCTGAAACAACTGAGGTACTTCCTGGCCGTCGCCGAGGAAAAGAGCTTTAGCCGCGCGGCCGAACGCCTGCACATCTCGCAGCCGCCACTGAGCCAGCAGATCATGAAACTGGAGAGCGAGCTCGGTGTCAAACTGTTCGCCCGCACCACCCGCACCTTCGAGCTGACGGTGGCCGGCAAGGCGCTCATGAGCGAAGCGTCCGAGCTGCTGGCGAAGATGCGCATGACGATCGACACCATCCGCCAGATCGACCGCGGCGAGGTGGGACGCCTGCGGGTGGGCATCGTCGGCTCGGCGATGTGGGGGCCGATCCCCAGTTTGCTGGAGGAGTTCCAGACCAAGTTCCCGCGCGTGACGTGGACCCTGCACGAGCTGGGGCCGACCTTGCAGTACGAGGCGCTGCGCGCCAAGCAGGTGGATGTCGGCTTCTGGCGCGAGCCCAAGCTCGACGAGGACGATCTGAAGCAGGACAACCTGCGCCAGGAGCTGTGCTTCCGCGAGGACGTGTGCGTGGCCATCAACGAGCACCACCCGCTGGCCAAGCAGGAGTCGATCGAGTTGATGGACATCGCCGACGAACCGATGCTGACCCTGGCGCTCGACAAGTCGTCGTTCCCGCGCTATCTGATCCAGTGCTGCGTGAAGGCCGGCTTCCAGCCGACGATTTTCCAGGAGGCGTCAGAGCCGCAAACCTTGCTGGCGATGGTCGGCGCGGGCCTTGGCGTGGCGCTGCTGCCCGAGACCACCAGCCGCATCGGCTGGCCGGGCGTGGTGTTCCTGCCAATCCGCAGCAATCCGCCGTCGGCCAATTTGTACATCACCTACACCACGCTGGACGACGCGCCGGTAGTGCGGGCGTTCCTGAACATCCTCAATCCTTCGAAGCCAAATTGA
- a CDS encoding TonB-dependent receptor, with product MSKNSSGFAVRSLIALAVASAFPLHAALATEAGANAQPAAAEGQDAAAAPPAPTTKGQLETVIVTAQRRAENIKDVPMSIATIKGDKLDVLTSGAGDIRVLSGRSPSVAIESDYGRTFPRFYIRGLGNTDFDLNASQPVGLVMDDIVMENAMLKGFPVFDVDQIEVLRGPQGTLFGRNSPAGVIKFDSAKPVFKQEGYLQLGIGNFSAKTVEGMFNMPVSDTVALRFSGTSQHRDNRVTNTNPTAGKGTQEFEGYGDQAFRLQALVQPNKDFSALFNVHARNYHGNATLFRANIIKKGTNELVDGFDYGSYPTDGINNQDLETKGGSMRLKYNVGDLTLHSITGYEKLKFYSRADVDGGYGAVFAPPSGPGFIPFPVETADVLPNHRQFSQEFRAESNYKGPLQWIGGLFFFNEKIQIDSISFNSFAPGNPQNAAYAVQFQDSKSWAAFGSLNYTVSDKFKVRGGVRYTNDKKEFSASRVEPPVVSGPFNIDSTSHNVSWDLSGTYELTKATNLFARVATGYRAPSMQGRLNGLGDRPSFAGAEKALSYEAGIKQDLFDKRARLSASVFQYRVKDRQLTAGSGSVNMNQLINADKVTGQGVEVDFQANLSDEFSMTLGGSYNDTEIKDPNLYVQYCGNVLNNPTGASGCTPTNAAGPFAGTSRIDGNPLPRAPKTQVNFTLKYSTPIGDGEFYALTDWAFRSSYNFFLYQAPEYKAKKLTEGGVRAGYKWGNGKYEVAAFGRNITDRQVIVGAIDFDNLTGMLNEPRTWGGTFKVNF from the coding sequence ATGAGCAAGAACAGTAGTGGTTTCGCAGTGCGATCGTTGATCGCCCTGGCCGTGGCGAGCGCCTTCCCGCTGCACGCGGCCCTGGCCACCGAAGCTGGCGCCAACGCCCAGCCGGCAGCCGCTGAGGGACAAGACGCTGCGGCTGCGCCCCCCGCGCCGACCACCAAGGGCCAGCTGGAAACCGTGATCGTGACCGCGCAGCGCCGCGCCGAAAACATCAAGGACGTGCCGATGTCGATCGCCACCATCAAAGGCGACAAGCTCGACGTGCTGACCTCGGGCGCCGGCGACATCCGCGTGCTGTCGGGCCGCTCGCCGTCGGTCGCCATCGAATCCGACTACGGCCGCACCTTCCCGCGCTTCTATATCCGTGGCCTGGGCAACACCGACTTCGACCTGAACGCCTCGCAGCCGGTCGGCCTGGTGATGGACGATATCGTCATGGAAAACGCCATGCTCAAGGGCTTCCCGGTGTTCGACGTCGACCAGATCGAGGTGCTGCGCGGGCCGCAAGGCACGCTGTTCGGCCGTAACTCGCCGGCCGGCGTGATCAAGTTCGACTCCGCCAAGCCGGTGTTCAAACAGGAAGGCTATCTGCAGCTGGGCATCGGCAATTTCTCGGCCAAGACGGTCGAGGGCATGTTCAACATGCCGGTCAGCGACACCGTGGCCCTGCGCTTCTCGGGCACCAGCCAGCACCGCGACAACCGCGTGACCAACACCAACCCGACCGCCGGCAAGGGCACCCAGGAATTCGAAGGCTACGGCGACCAGGCGTTCCGCCTGCAGGCGCTGGTGCAACCGAACAAGGACTTCAGCGCGCTGTTCAACGTCCATGCACGCAACTACCACGGCAACGCCACCTTGTTCCGCGCCAACATCATCAAGAAGGGCACGAACGAGCTGGTCGACGGCTTCGACTACGGTTCGTATCCGACCGACGGCATCAACAACCAGGACCTGGAAACCAAGGGCGGCAGCATGCGCCTGAAATACAACGTTGGCGATCTGACGCTGCACTCGATCACCGGCTACGAAAAGCTCAAGTTCTATAGCCGCGCCGACGTCGACGGCGGCTACGGCGCCGTGTTCGCGCCGCCTTCGGGCCCCGGCTTCATTCCGTTCCCGGTCGAGACGGCAGACGTGCTGCCTAACCACCGCCAGTTCTCGCAGGAGTTCCGCGCCGAGTCGAACTACAAGGGCCCGTTGCAATGGATCGGCGGCCTGTTCTTCTTCAACGAGAAGATCCAGATCGACAGCATCAGCTTCAACAGCTTCGCGCCGGGCAATCCGCAGAACGCCGCCTACGCGGTGCAGTTCCAGGATTCGAAATCGTGGGCCGCTTTCGGCTCGCTGAACTACACCGTGTCCGACAAGTTCAAAGTGCGCGGCGGTGTGCGCTACACCAACGACAAGAAGGAATTCTCGGCCTCGCGCGTGGAACCGCCGGTGGTCTCCGGCCCGTTCAACATCGACAGCACCTCGCACAACGTGAGCTGGGATCTGAGCGGCACCTATGAGCTGACCAAGGCGACCAATCTGTTCGCCCGCGTCGCCACCGGTTATCGCGCGCCGTCGATGCAGGGCCGCCTGAACGGCCTGGGCGACCGTCCATCGTTCGCCGGCGCCGAAAAAGCGCTGTCGTACGAAGCCGGTATCAAGCAGGACCTGTTCGACAAGCGCGCGCGCCTGAGCGCCAGCGTGTTCCAGTACCGCGTCAAGGACCGCCAGCTGACGGCCGGCAGCGGCTCGGTCAACATGAATCAGCTGATCAACGCCGACAAGGTGACCGGCCAGGGCGTGGAAGTGGACTTCCAGGCCAACCTGAGCGACGAGTTCAGCATGACCCTCGGCGGCAGCTACAACGACACCGAGATCAAGGACCCGAACCTGTACGTCCAGTACTGCGGCAACGTGCTGAACAATCCGACCGGCGCCAGCGGCTGCACGCCGACCAACGCGGCCGGGCCGTTCGCCGGCACCTCGCGCATCGACGGCAACCCGCTGCCGCGCGCGCCGAAGACGCAGGTGAACTTCACGCTCAAGTACAGCACCCCGATCGGCGACGGCGAGTTCTACGCGCTGACCGACTGGGCCTTCCGCAGCAGCTACAACTTCTTCCTGTACCAGGCGCCTGAATACAAGGCCAAGAAGCTGACCGAGGGCGGCGTGCGCGCCGGCTACAAGTGGGGCAACGGCAAATACGAAGTGGCCGCGTTCGGCCGCAACATCACCGACCGCCAAGTCATCGTCGGCGCGATCGACTTCGACAACCTGACCGGCATGTTGAACGAGCCGCGAACCTGGGGCGGGACCTTTAAAGTCAACTTCTAA
- a CDS encoding ABC transporter ATP-binding protein has product MQPAVEFRGISKHFGAVKANTDVSFAIAKGSIHGLVGENGAGKSTLMSILYGYYRADGGEILLDGQARRIHNSQEAIALGIGMVHQHFMLVENMTVLDNVMLGSEGGFKLQSKRAAVEAKLREICARYQLDVDPLATIHDLSVGAQQRVEILKQIYRSANILILDEPTAVLTAQETASLFEILRLFKEQGKTIILITHKLQEILDITDTVTVMRGGRVIGAVPTAGTTKEALANMMVGRPIENNLPRAPYNPGAPVLRVENLQLSDDQQVKLLADIGFTLRAGEIVAIAGVSGNGQSELMEILSGMRLPTSGKLEFLGKDLPYAGRSDPDGLPRTFRELGIAHVPEDRLRDGVVKAFSVMHNTILGYQDKLKNKWGLLNFKAIAARCDALMKSFDVRPDNHDLRIGLLSGGNQQKVVIAREVLAQPKLMLVGQPTRGVDIGTIESIHKQLLALRDSGVAILLVSVELEEVRALADRILVMCGGRITGELKIEEFDTTRIGLLMGGMHKS; this is encoded by the coding sequence ATGCAGCCAGCAGTAGAATTTCGCGGCATCTCCAAGCATTTCGGAGCTGTCAAGGCGAACACGGACGTCAGCTTCGCCATCGCCAAGGGATCGATCCACGGCCTGGTGGGCGAGAACGGCGCCGGCAAATCGACCCTGATGAGTATCCTGTACGGCTACTACCGCGCCGACGGCGGGGAGATTTTGCTCGACGGCCAGGCGCGCCGCATCCACAACAGCCAGGAGGCGATCGCCCTCGGCATCGGCATGGTGCACCAGCACTTCATGCTGGTCGAGAACATGACGGTGCTCGACAACGTCATGCTGGGCAGCGAGGGCGGTTTCAAGCTTCAATCCAAGCGCGCCGCCGTCGAGGCCAAGCTGCGCGAGATCTGTGCGCGCTACCAGCTCGACGTCGATCCGCTGGCCACCATCCACGACCTGTCGGTGGGCGCGCAGCAGCGCGTCGAGATCCTCAAGCAGATCTACCGCAGCGCCAACATCCTGATCCTCGACGAGCCGACCGCCGTGCTGACGGCGCAGGAGACCGCGTCGCTGTTCGAGATCCTGCGCCTGTTCAAGGAACAGGGCAAAACCATCATCCTGATCACCCACAAGCTGCAGGAAATCCTCGACATCACCGACACCGTCACCGTGATGCGCGGCGGCCGCGTGATCGGCGCCGTGCCGACCGCCGGCACCACCAAGGAAGCCCTGGCCAACATGATGGTCGGCCGTCCGATCGAGAACAACCTGCCGCGCGCGCCGTACAACCCGGGAGCGCCGGTGCTGCGCGTCGAGAACCTGCAACTCAGCGACGACCAGCAGGTCAAGCTGCTGGCCGATATCGGCTTCACCCTGCGCGCCGGCGAGATCGTGGCGATTGCCGGCGTCTCCGGCAACGGCCAGAGCGAATTGATGGAGATCCTGTCGGGCATGCGCCTGCCGACCTCCGGCAAGCTCGAATTCCTCGGCAAGGACCTGCCTTACGCCGGCCGCTCCGACCCGGACGGCCTGCCGCGCACCTTCCGCGAACTGGGCATCGCCCACGTGCCGGAGGACCGCCTGCGCGACGGCGTCGTCAAGGCCTTCTCGGTCATGCACAACACCATCCTCGGTTACCAGGACAAGCTGAAAAACAAATGGGGCCTGCTCAACTTCAAGGCCATCGCGGCGCGCTGCGACGCGCTGATGAAAAGCTTCGACGTCCGTCCCGACAACCACGACCTGCGTATCGGCCTGCTCTCCGGCGGCAACCAGCAGAAAGTGGTGATCGCGCGCGAAGTGCTGGCGCAGCCCAAGCTGATGCTGGTGGGCCAGCCCACGCGCGGCGTCGACATCGGCACCATCGAGAGCATCCACAAACAGCTGCTGGCCCTGCGCGACTCCGGCGTGGCGATCCTGCTGGTGTCGGTGGAGCTGGAAGAGGTGCGCGCGCTGGCGGACCGCATCCTCGTCATGTGCGGCGGCCGCATCACCGGCGAACTGAAAATTGAAGAATTCGACACGACCCGTATCGGCTTGCTGATGGGCGGAATGCACAAATCATGA